Proteins encoded in a region of the Desulfovibrio gilichinskyi genome:
- a CDS encoding peptide-binding protein, giving the protein MLRSIVCFILSSCLLLSSCGQTPDQNAKKRTTSTNSSVTSIEKSEPVYGGRLTEPLIAEPINLIPPLSTDSASSTIESKIFVSPLKYNKDIELVPEAAKSFEVLDGGKLLKFTLRDDIRWTDGVPLTAEDVEFTYKLMIDPETPTAYASDYQNIKEFKLTGKYSFEVTYDKVFARSLVTWALPILPKHLLEHENLTETRYARAPIGAGAYKLKEWIPGQRVVLEANDDYFEGRPYIDEIVYRIIPDLSTQFLELKTGKLDDMGLTPEQYLFQTKGKSWEKDFQKFKFLSFGYAWLGYNLDRPMFKDIRVRQALSYAIDKEEIVKGVLLGLGYPAIGPYKPGTWVYNTKLVPYGYHPDKAIELLKEAGWSDTDGDGILDRDGVPFSFTILTNQGNSLRIKTATIIQNRLKNVGIEVKIRTVEWAAFINEFVNKSQFDAIILGWTILQDPDIYDVWHSSKAVAGGLNITKYRNPEVDDLLERGRTTLDQAERKKIYDRIQEILHIEQPYCFLYVPMALPIYKSRIKGLKIEPAGLDYNANRWWIPTASQTKIRMQQ; this is encoded by the coding sequence CTGTTTTATCTTATCAAGCTGTCTTTTATTGTCATCATGCGGGCAAACTCCTGACCAGAATGCAAAAAAAAGAACTACTAGCACAAATAGCTCTGTAACATCAATCGAAAAGAGTGAACCTGTGTATGGAGGGAGACTTACGGAGCCGCTTATTGCGGAGCCTATAAACCTTATTCCTCCATTATCGACGGACAGCGCAAGTAGCACCATTGAAAGTAAGATATTTGTTTCTCCGCTAAAGTACAACAAAGATATTGAATTAGTGCCTGAGGCTGCAAAATCTTTTGAGGTCCTTGATGGTGGAAAACTCTTAAAATTTACTTTGCGCGACGATATAAGATGGACAGACGGAGTTCCCCTTACCGCAGAAGATGTTGAATTTACATATAAATTGATGATAGATCCTGAAACGCCTACAGCTTACGCCTCTGACTATCAGAATATTAAAGAATTCAAACTTACCGGTAAATATTCATTTGAAGTAACTTATGACAAGGTCTTTGCCAGATCACTTGTTACATGGGCACTTCCTATTTTACCCAAACATCTGCTTGAACACGAAAATTTGACTGAAACACGTTATGCCCGTGCTCCGATCGGGGCTGGTGCGTATAAACTTAAAGAATGGATTCCCGGTCAGAGGGTTGTACTTGAAGCCAATGATGATTATTTTGAAGGAAGACCTTATATTGATGAAATTGTGTACAGAATTATCCCTGATCTTTCAACTCAGTTTCTTGAGCTTAAAACTGGAAAGCTGGATGACATGGGGCTGACTCCTGAACAGTATCTCTTCCAAACTAAGGGCAAAAGCTGGGAAAAAGATTTTCAGAAATTTAAATTTCTTTCTTTCGGGTATGCATGGCTCGGCTATAATTTAGACAGGCCGATGTTTAAAGATATCAGGGTTAGACAGGCTCTTTCCTACGCTATTGATAAAGAGGAGATAGTTAAAGGAGTACTTTTAGGACTCGGGTATCCGGCAATCGGACCTTATAAACCGGGTACTTGGGTATATAATACTAAACTTGTTCCGTACGGATATCATCCTGATAAAGCGATAGAGCTTTTGAAAGAAGCCGGATGGTCCGACACTGACGGCGATGGTATTCTTGACCGCGACGGAGTTCCTTTTTCCTTTACTATTTTGACAAATCAGGGAAATTCCTTGCGAATTAAGACTGCAACAATTATTCAGAATCGTCTTAAGAATGTAGGGATTGAGGTTAAAATAAGAACGGTGGAATGGGCAGCCTTTATCAATGAATTTGTTAATAAAAGTCAGTTTGATGCCATCATCCTCGGTTGGACCATTCTTCAAGATCCGGATATTTATGATGTATGGCACTCTTCCAAGGCCGTGGCCGGTGGACTTAATATTACAAAATATCGTAACCCGGAAGTAGATGATTTGCTCGAAAGAGGGCGGACTACTTTAGATCAGGCAGAACGGAAGAAAATTTACGATCGCATCCAGGAAATACTGCACATAGAACAGCCGTATTGTTTTCTGTATGTGCCGATGGCACTCCCGATATATAAGAGCCGTATAAAAGGATTGAAGATAGAACCAGCCGGGCTCGACTACAATGCAAACCGTTGGTGGATACCGACAGCTTCCCAGACGAAGATCAGGATGCAGCAATAA
- a CDS encoding RelA/SpoT family protein, translated as MIRINEITDIVSTYIDDPDLDLIRRAYVFSARAHEGQVRLSGEPYLSHPLHVAKILADMRMDEPTVAAGLLHDTVEDTDTTIDDIADLFGEEVADIVDGVTKIGMMDFESKAIAKAENIRKMILAMAEDIRVLMVKLADRLHNMSTLDFQKSYKQLLIAQETLDIYSPLANRLGLYMVKRELEDLCLYYLKPDIYQNITDGLQRQHTLGKEYIDKVLGLLHDVLESNELKGSITGRTKHKYSIYNKMVRQDLKLEEVHDIIAFRVVVESVKECYAVLGLVHSMWMPVAGRFKDYISIPKANMYQSLHTTVVGPEGERIEIQIRTEEMQKVAEYGVAAHWQYKESGVSASKQNRDAERFSWLRQIMDWQRELEDPREFMSSLRFDLFTEEVYIFTPGGDIKELPDGATPVDFAYSIHTDVGNHCTGAKVNGRLVPLTTALKNGDTVEIFTDKKRKPSHDWLKFVKTAKARTRIKHYIRTEERAHSITLAKEMLEKEGRRMNLNVPKAIKDGYFVMLADEFSCGSVDDLLSNIGYSRITPNKILRRLYAVINNIEGEPEEAVLHEPQTTEEEKNQKVANSIEIEGVDNVLIRFAGCCTPLPGEPIIGYISRGRGVIIHTASCPNVKSLEEERLLSVSWSGGQEETSHPAQISIRCKNIKGLLARICSVLAEQDVNIDSGSFKSDVDGISLLEFTVEVRDLGHLHRALNRLKTIDAVLETTRIS; from the coding sequence ATGATAAGAATTAATGAAATCACTGACATAGTCAGTACTTATATAGATGATCCTGATTTGGATCTCATTCGGAGAGCGTATGTTTTCTCCGCGCGTGCTCACGAGGGACAGGTGCGTCTTTCGGGCGAGCCTTATTTGTCTCACCCGCTTCATGTTGCGAAAATTTTAGCTGATATGAGAATGGATGAGCCGACTGTGGCCGCCGGTCTTCTGCATGACACCGTTGAAGATACCGATACAACAATTGATGATATCGCGGATCTTTTCGGAGAAGAGGTTGCGGATATTGTTGATGGTGTGACCAAGATCGGGATGATGGATTTTGAGTCCAAAGCAATCGCCAAAGCCGAAAATATTCGTAAAATGATTCTGGCTATGGCTGAAGATATTCGCGTGCTTATGGTTAAGCTTGCTGACCGTTTGCACAATATGAGCACACTTGATTTTCAGAAAAGCTATAAACAGCTGTTAATAGCCCAGGAAACTCTTGATATTTATTCTCCGCTGGCCAACAGACTCGGGCTGTATATGGTCAAACGCGAGCTTGAAGATCTGTGCCTTTATTATTTGAAACCTGATATTTATCAGAATATTACCGACGGACTTCAACGCCAGCATACTCTGGGTAAGGAGTACATTGATAAGGTGCTCGGGCTGCTGCATGATGTTCTGGAAAGTAACGAGCTGAAAGGTTCTATTACCGGAAGAACTAAGCATAAGTACAGCATCTATAACAAAATGGTTCGTCAGGATCTCAAGCTTGAAGAAGTTCATGACATAATCGCTTTCAGGGTTGTCGTAGAATCTGTTAAGGAATGTTATGCCGTCCTCGGGCTTGTTCATTCCATGTGGATGCCGGTTGCAGGGCGTTTTAAAGATTATATTTCCATTCCTAAAGCCAATATGTATCAGAGTCTGCATACTACTGTTGTCGGTCCCGAAGGGGAGCGCATCGAAATTCAGATACGTACTGAAGAAATGCAGAAGGTTGCTGAATATGGTGTTGCCGCGCATTGGCAGTACAAAGAGTCCGGTGTAAGTGCATCAAAACAGAATAGAGATGCCGAGCGTTTTTCATGGCTCAGGCAGATTATGGACTGGCAGCGCGAACTTGAAGATCCTCGTGAATTTATGTCTTCACTCCGGTTCGACCTGTTTACTGAAGAAGTTTATATTTTCACTCCGGGCGGTGATATTAAGGAACTGCCGGACGGGGCTACACCTGTTGACTTTGCTTACTCGATTCATACCGATGTAGGAAACCATTGTACCGGCGCAAAAGTTAACGGCAGGCTTGTCCCGCTTACAACTGCCCTTAAAAACGGTGATACCGTTGAAATTTTCACTGACAAGAAGCGCAAGCCGAGTCACGACTGGCTTAAGTTTGTAAAGACAGCAAAAGCGCGTACCCGCATCAAGCATTATATCAGGACAGAAGAAAGAGCGCATTCTATAACTCTTGCTAAAGAAATGCTTGAGAAAGAAGGCCGCCGCATGAACCTTAATGTTCCGAAAGCAATCAAAGACGGTTATTTTGTAATGCTTGCGGATGAATTCTCATGCGGTTCAGTTGATGATCTGCTTTCAAACATCGGCTATTCACGGATTACCCCCAATAAAATTTTGCGTCGCCTTTATGCGGTAATTAATAATATTGAAGGGGAACCGGAAGAGGCTGTGCTTCATGAGCCGCAGACGACTGAAGAAGAGAAAAATCAAAAGGTTGCCAACTCTATTGAAATTGAAGGAGTTGATAACGTTCTTATCCGGTTTGCCGGATGCTGTACTCCGCTGCCGGGTGAACCTATCATAGGGTATATCAGCCGTGGGCGCGGAGTGATTATTCATACGGCCTCCTGTCCGAATGTAAAAAGTCTGGAAGAAGAGCGTCTCTTAAGTGTTTCATGGTCAGGCGGGCAGGAAGAAACCTCTCATCCTGCGCAGATAAGTATCCGTTGCAAAAACATCAAAGGATTGCTTGCAAGGATATGTTCAGTTCTGGCTGAGCAGGATGTGAATATTGATTCCGGCTCATTTAAATCTGACGTGGACGGTATTTCACTGCTGGAATTCACTGTGGAAGTCCGAGATCTGGGGCATTTGCACCGCGCTTTAAACAGGCTCAAAACCATCGACGCTGTGCTTGAGACGACTAGAATCAGTTAA
- a CDS encoding cysteine hydrolase family protein: MKALIVIDMQQGVFAKKRYDDVNIIKRINQLIDKAREKDIPVIFIRHNTPREAALKYGSDGWQILPDMHKKDQDTIVEKTCCDAFCKTDLEDQLVKLGVKELIVTGCCTDFCLDTTVRVAASKGFEVTVVSDAHTTAQKPYLEAQIIIEHHNFVWSEMDTPHPIKVCPAAEIF; this comes from the coding sequence ATGAAAGCTCTTATAGTTATAGATATGCAGCAAGGTGTATTTGCTAAAAAAAGATATGATGACGTGAATATAATTAAGCGGATTAATCAACTTATAGATAAGGCGCGAGAAAAAGACATTCCTGTCATTTTTATCCGCCACAACACCCCAAGAGAAGCTGCACTTAAATACGGCTCTGACGGTTGGCAGATCCTTCCTGACATGCACAAAAAAGATCAGGATACTATCGTTGAAAAAACATGCTGTGATGCTTTTTGCAAAACAGATCTTGAAGATCAGCTAGTCAAACTTGGTGTGAAAGAATTAATTGTAACTGGATGCTGCACAGACTTCTGCCTAGACACGACAGTACGCGTCGCAGCCAGTAAAGGCTTTGAGGTTACAGTTGTTTCAGACGCACACACAACTGCTCAAAAGCCTTATCTTGAAGCACAGATTATAATAGAGCATCATAATTTTGTCTGGTCGGAAATGGATACACCGCACCCCATAAAGGTTTGCCCTGCTGCTGAAATTTTCTAA
- a CDS encoding CerR family C-terminal domain-containing protein → MTNISKKQNSKMGRGEDTRQRLIQVGARLFALNGFRGVSMRILAVEAQINLATVGYHFGGKLGLYEAVLRHTVNRTHEVFPAIDEVRSQIAMLELGQLKKSDLITWFFTKFIRGIVGDTENVWIALIIIRELAAPSELYYLLEEGLFSPSFLSLTELLTAVMGSDVSEEERIIVGNALMGMALHFVNRKAFVFRIGWDEYTPENIEKIIEILCRRAVAFVCCGE, encoded by the coding sequence ATGACGAATATATCGAAGAAGCAGAACAGTAAGATGGGGAGAGGAGAAGATACTAGGCAGCGGCTTATACAGGTCGGAGCCAGATTGTTTGCTCTTAATGGTTTTAGAGGTGTGAGCATGCGAATTCTCGCCGTTGAAGCGCAAATTAATCTTGCGACTGTCGGATATCACTTTGGAGGCAAGCTTGGACTTTACGAGGCTGTATTGCGTCATACCGTTAATCGGACCCATGAAGTTTTTCCTGCAATCGATGAGGTTCGCAGTCAGATAGCTATGCTTGAACTCGGCCAACTTAAAAAAAGTGATTTGATAACTTGGTTTTTCACAAAGTTCATCAGAGGCATTGTAGGCGACACGGAAAATGTATGGATAGCTCTGATTATTATACGAGAGCTGGCGGCCCCGAGTGAGCTGTATTATTTACTTGAAGAGGGTCTTTTTTCTCCGTCATTTTTAAGTCTGACTGAACTTCTTACAGCTGTAATGGGAAGTGATGTATCTGAAGAAGAGCGTATAATTGTAGGTAATGCTCTGATGGGTATGGCTCTCCATTTTGTGAATCGGAAAGCATTTGTTTTCAGGATTGGCTGGGATGAATACACTCCTGAAAACATAGAAAAGATAATAGAAATTTTATGCAGAAGAGCTGTCGCTTTTGTGTGTTGCGGGGAATAA
- a CDS encoding efflux RND transporter periplasmic adaptor subunit, translated as MKKRLLIILCMTFLVVSGCENKKATVEEVIRPVKTVKVGESRSGRQWSFSGTAEDALESELSFRVSGRIVSFPGDQIGRKFKTGEIIAKLDPSDYELEVHQIEAQLEQVRANYTFAKADVKRVTQLYERKVTSKSELDQAVADFKSKEAQLHATAKMLDIARKKTGYTTLQAPFDGWVSKVNVNIHQNVQSGQSIIIFNAGRQMKMNISLPDTLISQISEGEEVDVTFDALPGETLKGIVMEVGIGATQRASFPVKVYLNNSRKLLRSGMSGNVNFASRTEELHIFVPASAIVGDPDGSKYVWVVEDGNVVKSRKVEIGALSSLGVMIKDGLKKGETVVTRGVHSLKEGMKVKTVGGIS; from the coding sequence ATGAAAAAAAGATTGCTTATAATACTGTGTATGACTTTTTTAGTTGTATCTGGATGTGAAAATAAAAAAGCTACAGTTGAAGAAGTGATACGTCCTGTAAAAACTGTAAAAGTAGGCGAATCACGCTCCGGAAGGCAGTGGTCTTTTTCCGGTACAGCAGAAGATGCTCTTGAATCTGAACTTTCATTTCGTGTAAGCGGGAGAATTGTTTCTTTTCCAGGGGATCAGATCGGTAGAAAATTCAAAACCGGAGAGATTATAGCTAAGCTTGACCCATCTGACTATGAACTTGAAGTTCATCAGATTGAAGCTCAGCTTGAGCAGGTCCGTGCAAATTATACCTTTGCAAAAGCTGATGTGAAAAGAGTCACTCAGCTTTATGAGCGCAAAGTCACCTCAAAAAGTGAACTCGATCAGGCTGTTGCCGATTTCAAGTCTAAGGAAGCCCAACTGCATGCTACTGCCAAAATGCTCGATATAGCCCGTAAGAAAACCGGGTATACTACTTTGCAGGCTCCTTTTGATGGTTGGGTCAGTAAAGTGAACGTTAATATTCACCAAAATGTTCAATCTGGGCAGAGTATAATCATTTTCAATGCAGGTAGGCAGATGAAGATGAATATTTCTCTTCCTGATACTTTGATTTCTCAGATTAGCGAAGGAGAGGAAGTTGATGTAACTTTTGATGCACTGCCCGGAGAAACGCTGAAAGGCATTGTTATGGAAGTGGGCATCGGCGCGACTCAGCGGGCTTCTTTCCCCGTTAAAGTTTATTTGAATAATTCAAGGAAGCTTCTGCGTAGTGGAATGTCAGGAAATGTGAATTTTGCATCCCGTACAGAAGAGCTTCATATTTTTGTTCCGGCTTCCGCAATAGTCGGTGATCCTGACGGCAGCAAATATGTATGGGTTGTCGAGGACGGAAATGTTGTTAAATCCCGGAAAGTAGAGATCGGTGCATTATCTTCTCTAGGTGTAATGATTAAAGATGGCTTAAAAAAAGGAGAGACTGTTGTTACGCGCGGTGTTCATTCCCTTAAAGAAGGTATGAAGGTTAAAACAGTCGGAGGGATTTCGTGA
- a CDS encoding efflux RND transporter permease subunit, translating to MNIAKWCIENNRTSIAIFLLIALGGVMTFMSIPKAEDPDFVIRTAVVTTVFPGASPQRVEELVTDKLEEKVRELSDIKVVRSQSMTGISIIEVEFNDSIKNMDPIWQKLRNKVADAQSTLPSEAQSPVINDEFGDVFGILVALTGDGFSYRELKDVADYTRDELLSVKGVGKVERWGLQDERVYIDFSNSRMASAGVSPFALAQMINNQNSIRPSGSSKVGPDRIYIEPTGEFKSVDDIASLSMRVEGMKSSMKLSDVTKVSRGFSDPPSVMTRYDGKPAIMLAVSMADGDNIMELGKRVTAKLNQLSANLYQGMDYNIVVYQPKYVETAVNDFMINLLESFVFVVIVILAFAGFKTGLVAGSLVPMAMLGCISLMPTFGVGLQRISIASLIISLGILVDNGVVVSEAILVKLAAGEERMKAVVGAVSELWMPLLAASLTTIFAFLPIPLAESTVGEYCFSLFVVVTLTLMCSWVLSMTMIPMLCYYVLKPKVIIQTFSGRIYNLYRKLLLLCLKHRPAFVGLVVAACIVSFWGFQFVPKMFFPPNERAQFTIDFWQPFGSDITTTAEEAAKLEKFLLADKGVESIGTFIGTGGPRWYLPLNLEQRNDNLATFIVNTKTVKDADEVIERVRSGLKNNFPDADFSLKKLMNGPPVGAPVQIRLSGPDQKMLYKLRDNIGDILEETPGVSRVWDDWGQWAKKMEVDVDQDKARESGLSSFDVALSLQSGMSGYQASTYREGDINIPIVLRSEDSFRNRLDKLESLNIYSYQDGKSVPLSQIAKTELVWQPSDIRRRDQTRTMTVKADLYDGYFAMQTINAVRPKIEKMMKSPDWPVGYSVAYGGEFEKSQEGQDSIIANMPLAMGLLVLVLIFQFNSFRRPLIILLTLPPMMCGITPGMLLTNSAFGFMPMLGMISLLGIIVNNAIMLIDRIEIQRKRGIDLADSIVLASLERARPIIMTATTTIIGMVPLSLQGGEMWRPMANCIMSGLMFATVLTLILCPVLYSLFFKQGFKSYTWNPAVIDKGRDV from the coding sequence GTGAACATTGCAAAATGGTGCATCGAAAACAATCGCACGTCTATAGCCATATTTCTGCTCATTGCGCTTGGCGGAGTAATGACTTTTATGAGTATCCCGAAGGCTGAGGACCCTGATTTTGTTATCCGAACCGCCGTTGTAACAACCGTTTTTCCAGGGGCTTCTCCGCAACGTGTTGAGGAGCTTGTCACTGATAAACTTGAAGAAAAGGTACGCGAACTAAGCGATATAAAAGTTGTTCGTTCTCAGTCAATGACGGGTATCTCTATTATTGAAGTTGAATTTAATGATTCAATCAAAAATATGGATCCCATATGGCAGAAACTGCGTAATAAAGTAGCAGATGCACAGTCTACTTTGCCGTCCGAAGCGCAGTCGCCTGTTATTAATGATGAATTCGGTGATGTATTCGGCATCCTTGTTGCGCTGACTGGAGACGGTTTTTCGTACCGTGAGCTCAAGGATGTCGCAGATTATACCCGTGATGAACTGCTTTCAGTTAAAGGCGTAGGTAAGGTCGAGCGTTGGGGATTGCAGGATGAAAGAGTATATATAGACTTTTCCAATTCGCGCATGGCCTCGGCAGGGGTGAGCCCTTTTGCTTTGGCGCAGATGATTAATAATCAAAATTCCATAAGGCCGAGTGGTTCATCTAAGGTGGGACCGGATAGAATCTATATTGAACCGACTGGAGAATTCAAATCTGTGGATGATATTGCCTCTCTTTCAATGAGAGTTGAAGGCATGAAGTCCAGTATGAAACTTTCAGATGTAACAAAGGTTTCCAGAGGTTTTTCCGATCCTCCGTCCGTAATGACCCGTTATGATGGCAAGCCTGCTATTATGCTTGCTGTTTCAATGGCAGACGGTGATAACATTATGGAATTAGGTAAGAGAGTTACAGCTAAGCTTAATCAGCTTTCCGCAAATCTTTACCAAGGGATGGATTATAATATTGTCGTATATCAGCCGAAGTATGTTGAAACAGCTGTTAACGATTTTATGATCAATCTGCTTGAATCATTTGTGTTTGTTGTAATCGTTATTCTTGCTTTTGCAGGGTTTAAGACAGGGCTTGTCGCCGGTTCGCTGGTTCCTATGGCGATGCTCGGATGTATTTCATTGATGCCTACTTTCGGTGTGGGATTACAGCGAATATCAATTGCATCATTGATTATCTCACTTGGTATTCTGGTTGATAACGGTGTTGTCGTATCAGAGGCCATCTTAGTAAAGCTTGCTGCCGGAGAAGAGCGGATGAAAGCCGTTGTAGGAGCTGTTTCAGAACTTTGGATGCCGCTGCTTGCCGCTTCTTTGACAACGATTTTTGCTTTTCTTCCCATTCCGCTGGCTGAAAGCACAGTCGGTGAATACTGTTTTTCTCTATTTGTGGTGGTTACGCTGACCCTGATGTGTTCATGGGTTTTGTCCATGACTATGATTCCTATGCTTTGTTATTATGTACTCAAACCAAAGGTAATAATTCAGACCTTTTCCGGCCGGATATACAACCTTTACAGAAAGCTGTTGCTCTTGTGTCTAAAGCATCGGCCTGCATTTGTCGGGCTGGTTGTGGCGGCTTGTATTGTTTCTTTCTGGGGATTCCAGTTTGTTCCGAAGATGTTCTTTCCGCCTAACGAAAGGGCGCAGTTTACAATTGATTTTTGGCAGCCATTCGGTTCGGACATTACCACAACTGCTGAGGAAGCCGCAAAGCTTGAGAAGTTTCTTCTGGCAGACAAAGGTGTTGAAAGTATCGGGACCTTCATAGGAACCGGTGGACCAAGATGGTATCTGCCGCTTAACCTTGAACAGCGTAATGATAATTTAGCGACTTTTATAGTCAACACCAAGACCGTGAAAGATGCTGATGAGGTTATTGAACGAGTTCGGTCTGGTCTAAAGAACAATTTCCCTGATGCTGATTTCAGTCTTAAGAAATTAATGAACGGCCCGCCTGTCGGAGCACCTGTTCAAATCCGTCTTTCCGGGCCTGATCAAAAGATGCTTTATAAGCTGAGGGATAACATCGGGGATATCCTTGAGGAGACTCCGGGAGTTTCCCGTGTGTGGGATGACTGGGGGCAATGGGCCAAAAAGATGGAGGTTGATGTTGATCAGGATAAAGCGCGCGAATCCGGATTATCAAGTTTCGACGTAGCACTCAGTTTACAGTCCGGAATGTCCGGTTATCAGGCTTCAACTTATCGTGAAGGGGACATAAATATCCCGATTGTACTTCGAAGCGAAGATTCGTTCCGTAATAGACTTGATAAGCTTGAGAGTTTAAATATTTATTCTTATCAGGACGGGAAAAGCGTACCGCTCAGTCAGATTGCCAAGACTGAACTGGTTTGGCAGCCTTCGGATATTCGCCGCAGAGATCAGACCAGAACAATGACTGTTAAAGCTGATTTATATGATGGTTATTTTGCAATGCAGACAATTAATGCCGTGCGCCCGAAGATAGAAAAAATGATGAAGTCTCCTGATTGGCCGGTCGGGTACTCGGTAGCTTACGGCGGAGAGTTTGAGAAAAGTCAGGAAGGTCAGGATTCAATCATTGCCAATATGCCGCTGGCAATGGGGCTGCTCGTGCTGGTTTTGATATTCCAGTTTAACTCATTCAGACGGCCGCTTATTATCCTTTTGACACTGCCGCCTATGATGTGCGGGATTACTCCGGGAATGCTACTCACTAATTCCGCTTTCGGATTTATGCCTATGCTCGGAATGATCAGCCTGCTCGGGATTATTGTTAACAATGCGATTATGCTGATAGATAGAATTGAAATTCAGCGTAAAAGAGGAATTGATCTGGCAGACTCCATTGTGCTTGCTTCGCTTGAAAGAGCAAGGCCGATTATTATGACCGCAACAACTACAATTATCGGAATGGTTCCGCTGTCACTGCAAGGCGGAGAAATGTGGCGGCCAATGGCTAACTGCATTATGTCCGGCTTAATGTTTGCGACCGTGCTTACTTTGATTTTGTGTCCGGTTTTGTATTCCCTGTTTTTTAAGCAGGGGTTTAAATCCTACACATGGAATCCGGCAGTTATTGATAAGGGACGAGATGTATAG
- the ispH gene encoding 4-hydroxy-3-methylbut-2-enyl diphosphate reductase has translation MEKVVRAETAGFCMGVDLALNKLDSLIESKDRGSIYILGPIIHNPQVLEEYEKKGVITAESPEEIPKGSFAVIRAHGVPQNVEEELRVRGINVIDATCPKVKKAQLLIKRNTTDGRVLLLYGEDSHPEVKGLLSYAPSGTCLFDSTEELKAIELDPNRRYCLAAQTTQDRVIYEEIIKYLESKGLDVIVLNSICDATRQRQEEAIALSSEVDHMIVVGGRISGNTRRLVQVVETAGIRCTHVEMAEELPLEELKKFKRIGLTAGASTPKRLVDSIQQILEEI, from the coding sequence ATGGAGAAAGTCGTCAGGGCTGAAACAGCCGGATTTTGTATGGGAGTTGACCTTGCTTTAAACAAGTTAGACTCATTGATTGAAAGCAAGGACCGCGGATCTATATATATTTTAGGACCGATCATTCACAACCCGCAAGTTCTTGAAGAGTATGAAAAAAAAGGTGTGATTACAGCCGAATCTCCTGAAGAAATTCCTAAAGGTTCGTTTGCGGTCATCAGAGCTCACGGAGTTCCGCAAAATGTGGAAGAAGAACTCCGCGTACGTGGCATCAACGTAATTGATGCAACATGCCCTAAAGTTAAAAAAGCTCAACTTCTTATCAAACGTAACACAACAGACGGACGAGTCCTTTTGCTCTATGGAGAAGACAGCCATCCTGAAGTTAAAGGGCTTTTGAGCTATGCTCCATCAGGCACATGCCTTTTTGACAGCACAGAAGAACTCAAAGCCATAGAGCTGGACCCGAACAGAAGGTACTGTTTAGCAGCCCAGACCACTCAAGACCGCGTTATCTACGAAGAGATTATTAAATACCTTGAAAGCAAAGGTCTTGATGTAATTGTACTGAATTCCATATGTGATGCAACCCGTCAGAGACAGGAAGAAGCTATCGCTCTTTCCAGCGAAGTGGATCACATGATAGTTGTAGGCGGGCGCATCAGCGGGAACACCCGCAGATTAGTTCAGGTTGTCGAAACAGCAGGAATCAGATGCACTCATGTTGAAATGGCTGAGGAACTGCCGCTGGAAGAACTTAAAAAATTCAAGCGAATAGGACTTACAGCCGGCGCATCCACTCCAAAGCGTCTTGTCGACAGCATTCAGCAGATCCTTGAAGAAATTTAG